The genomic interval GATATAAATGAAGAAAATTCTCTTGAAAGGTCAATGGATAGACTTTTTGCTAAGGCAGATAGTCTGATTGATGAAGGAGTTAATATCCTAATATTGTCTGACAAGGGACTAAATAAAGATAAAGCAGCTATACCAGCTTTATTGGCTGTATCAGGTCTTCATCACCACTTAATAAGGACTGGTAAACGTACTTCTGTAAGTCTAGTTCTTGAGTCAGGGGAGCCTCGTGAAGTTCATCATTTTTCCTTAGTTCTTGGTTTTGGTGTTGAGGCTATCTATCCATATCTGGCTTATCAGTCACTGGAAAATACAATTAATGAAGGTTTATTGCTAGATATAAGTCTTGATAAGGCTATTGAAAATTATATAAAGGCAGCTACAAAAGGTATAGTTAAAGTAATGGCCAAGATGGGTATTTCTACAATTCAAAGCTATCGAGGTGCCCAAATTTTTGAAGCTATAGGTTTAAACAAGGGAATAATCGATAGATACTTTACAGGAACCCCCTCCAGGATTAATGGAATTGGTATTGAAGAAATAGCTCTTGAAGCAATTATGAAACATGAAAAGGCTTTTAAGAAAAATGACTCGGAATATGATGTATTAGATTCTGGAAATAATTTTAGCTGGCGTAAAGATGGGGAAGAACATTTATATAATCCTGAAAGTATTTATTTATTACAAAAGGCAACGAGAGAAAATGATTATCAGATATTTAAAAAGTACTCTTCATTAATAAATGATCAAAATGAAAAAAAGCTTACAATTCGTGGACTTTTTCGCCTTGATTATGATCAAGAGGCAATACCCTTGGAAGAAGTAGAATCAGTTGACTCTATTTGCAAAAGGTTTAAAACTGGAGCAATGTCATATGGCTCTATTAGTAAAGAAGCACATGAAACTCTGGCAATTGCTATGAATCGTATTGGAGGTAAAAGTAACTCAGGTGAAGGCGGTGAAGATCCTCAACGCTTTTTCCTTGATGAAAATGGCGACTCCAGAGCAAGTGCTATTAAGCAGGTTGCTTCAGCCAGGTTTGGTGTCACAGCCAACTATCTGACGAATGCCAGAGAGATACAAATCAAAATGGCTCAAGGGGCAAAACCAGGGGAAGGGGGTCACTTACCTGGAAAGAAAGTATATCCCTGGATAGCTAAAGTAAGAGGAACAACAGCAGGTGTTTCTTTGGTTTCACCTCCACCACATCATGATATTTACTCTATTGAAGATCTCTCTGAACTCATATATGATTTAAAGAGCGCTAATAGAAATGCTAGTATAAATGTGAAATTGGTATCTGAGATGGGTGTTGGCACAATTGCAGCTGGTGTTGCTAAGGGTAAGGCAGATGTGATTTTGATCAGTGGCTATGATGGTGGAACCGGTGCATCTCCACGTACTAGCATCAAGCATGCTGGCTTACCATGGGAATTGGGGCTGGCTGAAACCCACCAGACTTTGCTTTTGAATAATTTACGCAGTCGGGTAAAGCTTGAAACAGATGGAAAGTTAATGACAGGAAAAGATCTGGCAATCGCAGCTTTGTTGGGAGCAGAAGAGTATGGTTTTGCTACAGCTCCACTGGTAGTGATGGGTTGTGTAATGATGAGGGTTTGTAATCTGGATACCTGTCCTGTTGGAGTTGCTACTCAAAACCCTGAACTTAGAAAGAAATTTATGGGTAAGGCTGAAAATGTAGTTAATTTCATGCGTTTTATTGCTCAGGAACTACGAGAAGAGATGGCCAGACTTGGTTTCAGGACTATTGATGAAATGATTGGTCGGGTAGATAAATTGAAGAGAGATGAAAGTATTGAACACTGGAAAACAAAAAACCTTGACTTTCAATCCATATTATATAAGCCTGAACTAGATCCAAGTATTGGTCTATATAAGATGGAAGAACAAGATCATGGTTTAGATAAAAGTATGGATATGAAAAAACTTATTTCTTTGTGTAAGGCAGCTCTGGACGATGGAGAAAAAGTGAATTATGAATTAGATATTAATAATGTAGATAGAGGTGTAGGAACAGTACTGGGGAATGAAATTAGCAAGAGATATGGTGAAGAAGGATTAGCTGAAGATACTATTAATCTTAGTTTCAAAGGAAGTGCTGGCCAGAGTTTTGCAGCATTTATACCTAAAGGTATAAGCTTAACTCTTGAAGGTGATAGCAATGACTACCTGGGAAAAGGATTATCAGGAGGTAAAATAATAGTCAAAGTTGCTGAAAATTCAACTTACCTTCCTGAAGAGAATATTATCACAGGGAATGTAGCACTTTTTGGAGCTAGCTCTGGTGAAGCCTATATTCAGGGTGTGGCAGGAGAAAGATTTTGTGTAAGAAATAGTGGAGTTAAAGCTGTGGTAGAAGGAGTTGGTGATCACGGCTGTGAATATATGACAGGTGGGATTGTTGTAGTACTGGGAGAAACAGGTCGTAACTTTGCAGCAGGTATGTCTGGTGGAGTAGCTTATGTCCTTGATGAAAAAGGTGATTTTAGAGAAAAATGCAAACAGCCTCTGCTTGATCTTGAATCTTTAGAGGAAGAAAAAGATATAAGTCTTTTAAAAGAGATGATAGAGAAACATTATAAATATACTAATAGCAAACAGGCAAAAAATATCCTTGATAAATGGATTCAATATCAGGATAAGTTTATTAAGATAATACCAGTAGAATATAAACGTATGATTAAGACAATTGAAGACTTTAAAGCTCAGGGTTTAGCGGAAAATCAGGCTATTTTATCAGCCTTTGAGAAAAATACGAAAGAGAAAAGAGAATTGAAGTCCAGGGAAGGGAGGATGGAATCATGGGAAAAACTAGAGGCTTTATAGAATATCAGAGAGAACTGCCCAAAGATCTTTCACCTGTAAAAAGAATAGAAAACTGGCAGGAGTTTAAGCTTCCTTTTAGTATGGAGGCTTCTCAAATCCAGGGTGCCAGATGTATGGAATGTGGCATACCTTTTTGTCATAGTGGTATAGAATTGAATGCTTTAACATCTGGCTGTCCTATTAACAATCTAATCCCTGAATGGAATGATCTCATATATAGAGGACTGTGGCAGGAGGCAGTAAAAAGGTTGCTTAAGACAAACAACTTTCCAGAGTTCACAGGCAGGGTTTGCCCGGCCCCCTGTGAAGGCTCCTGTACACTAGGGATGAACGAACCCGCAGTTACAATTAAAGCCAATGAATATCAAATAATTGAAAAGGCTTTCAAAGAGGGTTGGATTAAAGCAGAACCACCAATATATAGGACAGGAAAAAATGTGGCCATTGTAGGTTCTGGCCCCTCAGGCCTAGCCTGTGCAGATCAATTAAACAAAGAAGGACATCATGTAACTGTTTATGAAAGAGATGATAGAGTAGGTGGACTTTTAACCTATGGAATACCTAATATGAAACTTGATAAAGTGAAAGTAGTACAACGAAGAATTGATTTGATGAAAGAAGAAGGAATTGATTTCATCACCAATACCGAGGTTGCTAAAGATATATCTCTTTCTAAATTGAAAGAGGACTATGATGCACTTGTCTTGTGTGGAGGAGCTACTAAGCCAAGAGATTTAGATCTTCCTGGGAGAGAATTAAATGGTGTCCATTTTGCTATGGATTTTTTAAAGGCTAATACGAAAAAGATACTGGATTCAGTAATTCCTTCTAAGTATATAAGTAATGAGTATATAAGTGCTAAGGATAAGAAGGTGATAATTATTGGTGGAGGAGATACTGGAACAGATTGTCTTGCTACTTCAATTAGACAGGGTTGTGAAAGTGTGGTCCAGTTTGAGATCATGCCTCAGGCAGCTGAAGAACGTCAGGCAGATAATCCCTGGCCTGAATGGCCTAAAACCTTAAAAGTGGACTATGGTCAGGAAGAAGCTATTAGCTTATATGGTTCAGATCCTCGCAATTATCAAATTATGAGCAAAAAATTCGAAGGAGATGAGCAGGGTAATTTGCAGGAAGTTCACACTGTCAATATCAAGTGGGAAAAAAATGAATCAGGACGTTTTATTCCTGTAGAAATACCAGGGACAGAAAAGGTCTGGAAGGCTGATCTTGTCTTATTGGCAATGGGTTTTATTGGTCCCGAAAAAACATTAATAGAAGAGATTGGATTGGAACAGGATCAACGCTCAAATGTTAAAGCAGACTATGGTGATTTTTCTACTAATATAGACGGTATTTTTGCTGCAGGTGATATGAGAAGAGGTCAGAGTCTGGTAGTATGGGCTATTGATGAAGGTCGCAAGGCAGCTAAGGCTGTAGATGAGTTTTTATCAAAATTATAAGAAATATTAATTTGTAGTTATACTGGAGGTTTTTGAAAGCTTATATAAAGTGAGTTGTGTATGGCTTGAAGTATAAAGGAGTGGAGAAAATGTTTATAGATGATAAAATTGCTCAACGTTTAGGTGGATTGAACTTTGGCAAGGATAAAGAAATATATAAATTTGAGAAGATTAAAAGGGCAAAAATTGCTGCATTAAAGGAAAATCCTAATAGAGAAATAATAGATATGGGGGTAGGAGAGCCTGATAAACCAGCTGATTTATCTATAGTGAAAGTGCTTGCTGAAGAAGCAGCTAAAGCTGAAAATAGGTTTTATGCTGATAATGGTATATTGGAATTCCAGGAATCTGCAGGAAGATTTTTAGAAGAGGTATATGGTGTAAAGATAAAAGATCCTGAAAAGCAGATAATTCATGGTATTGGATCTAAGCCAATATTGGCTATGCTACCAATTGTCTTTATAAATCCAGGAGATTATTTACTAAGCACTTCTCCTGGTTATCCTGTCACATCAACTTATACTAAATTTCTGGGAGGAGAAGTTCATAACTTAGCTTTAAAAGAAGAAAATAATTTCTTTCCTGATTTTACTGAAATACCTGAAGAGATATTAAAAAAAGCGAAACTTTTATATATATGTTACCCCAATAATCCTATTGGTCAGGTGGCAAACAAAGAATTCTTTGAGAAGGTAGTTGATTTTGCAAAAAAGAATAATATATTTGTTATCCATGATGCTGCATACTCAGCTCTGACTTTTGATGGCTATTCTCCACTGAGCTTTTTATCAGTTGAAGGTGCTATGGATGTAGGAGTTGAAGTACACTCAATGTCAAAATCATATAATATGACTGGCTGGAGGATGGCCTTTGTAGTAGGAAATGAGAAAGCAATTAAAGGATATGGAACAGTTAAGGATAATAGTGACTCGGGTCAGTTTCGAGCTATTCAGAAAGCATCAGCATATGCTTTAGATCATCCAGAATTGATTGATGTAAATCGAGAAAGATATTCAAGGAGATTTGACCTATTAATTGATGCTTTGAAAGATATTGGCTTTGATGCTAGGAAGCCTAAGGCTTCTTTTTATAGCTATGTTAAAATGCCTCTTGGTACTGAAGATGGTATTAGATTTAACAATGCAGAAGAATGTTCAACATATCTTATCAAAGAAGCTGGAGTATCAACAGTTCCATGGGATGATGCTGGCTCATATTTACGTTTTTCTGTAACCTTTGCAGCTGAAGATGAGCTTGAAGAGAAAGAGATTATCCAGGAATTTAGGGAGCGAATGAAAAAACTGAAACTTGTATTCTGAAGGGGGTTTTAATATCAAAGCTATATTAGTTCTTGAAGATGGATTTTCTCTTGTGGGTAAGACTTTTGCTGGTAGTGGAGAAATCTTTGGTGAACTAGTCTTTAACACAAGTATGACTGGTTATCAGGAAATAATTACTGATCCATCATATAAGGGGCAGATTGTAACAATGACTTATCCTCATATAGGTAACTATGGTATAAATACTGAGGATAATGAATCAAGTAGGCCACAGCTGGAAGCAATTGTAGTTCGTGAATATTGTGATTTTCCATCTAACTGGCAATCAGTAGAGAGTCTTAAAAGCTTTTTAAATAGATACAATATTATAGGAATTGAAGGAATAGATACTAGGGCTTTAACACTTCATATTAGAGAAAAAGGTGCTATGAAAGCAATTATATCTACTATTGATGATGATATAAAAAGTTTACAGGAAAAAGTGAATTCTTATCCTGGTCTTATTGGTGTAGATATGGTAGCTAAAGTTAGCTGTAAAAATGAGTATACATGGAATGAAAATGGTAAATATAATGTTTTGGCTATTGATTATGGTATTAAAAAAAGTATCTTAAAAGAACTTGAAAAAAATAACTGTCGGGTAACTGTTGTACCTGCTGATACCTCAGCAGAAAAAATATTGGAAAAAGATCCTGATGGAATCTTCCTTTCCAATGGCCCTGGCGATCCTGCTGCTGTTCCCTATGCAGTAGAAACAGTAAAAGAACTCATGGGGAAAAAGCCGATTTTTGGTATATGTTTCGGACATCAAATTCTGGCTCAGTCACTTGGTTTAGAAACCTATAAATTGAAATTCGGTCACAGAGCTGCTAATCATCCTGTAAAAGACTTGAAAACACAGCATGTAGATATATCAAGTCAGAATCATGGTTTTTGTGTAAAATTTGCTGAAGAAAAAGATTATCTAGCAGAGCATAATAATATTAATACAAATTATCTTGTTGAGAATACTTGTCCAAAAGACCTGGAGATTACTCATATTAATCTAAATGATAATACTATTGAAGGTTTAAATCATCCTAGACTAAAGTGTTTTTCTTTACAATATCATCCTGAGGCTGGACCTGGTCCTCACGATGCAAGGCATGTTTTTGAGGACTTTATAAAGTTAATGAGTGAATAATAGTAATTGCTTCATCAACAGAAAAAAGCTAATTCTAAAAGGATGTGATAAGATGCCAAAACGGACTGATATAAAGAAAATATTGATTGTTGGTTCTGGACCTATAGTTATTGGCCAAGGTTGTGAATTTGATTATTCTGGTTCTCAGGCCTGTAAGGCTTTAAAAGAAGAGGGTTATGAAATTGTTTTAATTAATAGTAATCCTGCTACGATAATGACAGATCCTGAAATGGCTGACAAAACATATATAGAACCTATTGATCCAGGAATTGTAGAAAAAATAATTGCCAAAGAAAGGCCGGATGCCTTACTTCCCACTTTAGGAGGGCAGACCGGGCTTAATATTGCCTCAGCACTTCATGAGAATGCTGTGTTGAAAAAATATAATGTAGAATTAATCGGGGCAAACTTTGAGGCAATTCAAACAACTGAAGATCGTCAATTATTTAAAGATGTGATGAATAAGATAGATGTTGGAGTATTGAAAAGTGCTCATGTTACTACATTAGAAGATGCCCTTGCTTTTGCAGATCAACATTCTTATCCATTGATAATAAGACCTTCTTTTACTCTTGGGGGCTCTGGTGGGGGAATTGCCTATAATGTTGAAGAATTAAAGGAAATTGCCAGTAGTGGTATATCTTTAAGCCCTACCAATCAAATATTAATTGAAGAGTCAATTATCGGATGGAAAGAATATGAACTGGAATTAATGAGAGACAAAAATGATAATGTAGTAATTGTATGTTCAATAGAGAATCTTGATCCTATGGGTATCCATACTGGTGATAGTATCACTGTTGCTCCAATACAAACATTGTCTGATAGAGAATATCAGGATATGCGAAATGATGCCCTGAAGATTATCCGTGAAGTTGGAGTAGAAACAGGAGGGTCTAATATTCAGTTTGCTGTTAATCCTGAGGATGGTCGTAGAGTAGTGATTGAAATGAATCCACGGGTCTCACGTTCATCTGCTCTAGCTTCCAAGGCTACTGGATTTGCTATAGCAAAAATAGCTGCAAAGCTGGCTGTAGGCTATACGCTCGATGAACTGGACAATGAGATCACTTATGAAACCCCTACTTGTTTTGAACCTGCCATTGATTATGTAGTCACTAAAATACCCCGCTGGGATTTTGAAAAATTTCCTGGAGTAAAGAATGAACTTACAACACAAATGAAATCTGTTGGTGAAGTAATGGGTATTGGAAGAAGCTTTAAAGAATCACTACAGAAAGCTTTGCGTTCTATGGAACAGGATAGGTATGGCTGGGGTGCTGATGGTAAAGATATCTATAGTTATCAGGAATTAAGCAATATTGCTTTTGCGTTTAAGGATAAAAATAGATATTCAAAGCAAGAGTATTCTAAGGTAGAAGAGACGATCAATGATATCAAAGCTAAGTTAATTACGCCAAATAATCAGCGTATTTTTTATTTGCGATATGCTTTGCTAATTGGCATGGATATTGATGATATATATAAATATACAAAGATAGATAAATGGTTTCTTTATAATTTGCAAGAAATACTAGAAATGGAATTTGAATTAAGAAAACATAGTTTAGATAATATAGATGAGGATTTGTTTTATCAGGCCAAACAATATGGCTTTTCTGATAAACAATTGGCCTATATTTTTAAGACTGATGAAAAACAAATTCGGGAATATAGAGAGAAAGCAGCAATAGGAGCTGTTTTTAAACTTGTTGATACCTGTGCAGGTGAATTTAAGGCTTACACTCCTTACTATTATTCCAGTTATGATTTTACAGATGAAAGTCATAGATCAGAGAAAAGCAAAATTATGATTTTAGGTGGAGGCCCTAATCGTATTGGACAGGGTATAGAATTTGACTATTGCTGTGTGCAGGCGGCTTATTCTTTGAAAGAAGAAGGCAAAGAGGTTATAATGGTAAACTGTAATCCTGAAACTGTTAGTACTGATTATGATAGCTCTGATAAACTATATTTTGAAGCAATTACCTTAGAAGATGTACTGAGTATTTGTAAAAAAGAAGATCCAGATGGTGTTATCCTCCAATTTGGGGGACAAACACCATTAAAATTGGCCTTTGCACTTGAAAAAGAGGGTATTAATGTTCTAGGTACCTCTCCTAAAAGCATTGATCTTTCTGAGGATAGAGAAAAATTTTCTGAAATTCTTAAAAAATTAGCTTTAAAACAACCGGCCAATGGGATTGCATATTCATATCAAGAGGCAAAAGAAATTGCTGAAAGAATTGGCTACCCGGTTCTGGTCAGACCTTCATATGTTCTAGGGGGAAGGGCTATGGAGGTAGTTTACGATAGTTCATCTCTGGAAGATTATATTGAAAAGGCTGTTGACTTATCTCCTGAACATCCTATATTAATTGACAGGTTCCTGGAATCAGCTATTGAAGTTGATGTAGATGCTCTTGCAGATGGTGAAAACTGTATTGTAGGAGGTATTATGGAGCATATAGAAATGGCCGGGGTTCATTCAGGTGATAGCGCTTGTGCCTTGCCTCCTTATAGTCTATCAGATGATATTCTTGAAGAGATAAAGATACAGACAAAGAAACTAGCAAAGGAATTAGATGTGTTTGGATTATTAAATATTCAATTTGCAGTTAAGGACAAGGAAATATTTATACTGGAAGTGAATCCAAGGGCCTCTCGAACTATACCATTTGTAAGTAAGACAATAGGTAAGTCCCTTGCTAAAATGGCCACCAGAGTAATGTTAGGAGAAAAAATTGTAAATTTAGACATAAGTGAATACAAGAGGACTGAATATATTGCAGTTAAAGAAGCTGTTTTTCCTTTTAACAAATTTCCTGGTGTAGATATTGCTCTGGGTCCGGAAATGCGTTCCACAGGTGAAGTAATGGGTATTGATGAAAATTTTGGTTTAGCTTTTGCCAAGGCACAGTTATCAGCAGGTGTAGTTTTACCACTTGAGGGTAATGTATTAATTACAGTTAGTGATAGACAAAAGTCTAATTTACTCCAAATTGCCAAACGATTTATCAAACAGGGATTTTCACTATTAGGCACAAAAGGGACAGCTCAATATTTAAGAGAACATGGACTTGAAATAAAGACAGTTCCTAAAATTGATGAAGGCAGACCAGATATACTGGATTATATGAAAAATAATCAGCTGCAGTTTTTGATCAACAATCCTGAAGGAAAGGGAGCACTGGATGATGAGATAAAAATGAGAAGAGAGGCTCTGACAAAGAATATACCACATGCAACTACAATTCAGGGAGCTCTGGCTGCTATCGAAGGTATAGAAG from Halanaerobiaceae bacterium ANBcell28 carries:
- the carB gene encoding carbamoyl-phosphate synthase large subunit is translated as MPKRTDIKKILIVGSGPIVIGQGCEFDYSGSQACKALKEEGYEIVLINSNPATIMTDPEMADKTYIEPIDPGIVEKIIAKERPDALLPTLGGQTGLNIASALHENAVLKKYNVELIGANFEAIQTTEDRQLFKDVMNKIDVGVLKSAHVTTLEDALAFADQHSYPLIIRPSFTLGGSGGGIAYNVEELKEIASSGISLSPTNQILIEESIIGWKEYELELMRDKNDNVVIVCSIENLDPMGIHTGDSITVAPIQTLSDREYQDMRNDALKIIREVGVETGGSNIQFAVNPEDGRRVVIEMNPRVSRSSALASKATGFAIAKIAAKLAVGYTLDELDNEITYETPTCFEPAIDYVVTKIPRWDFEKFPGVKNELTTQMKSVGEVMGIGRSFKESLQKALRSMEQDRYGWGADGKDIYSYQELSNIAFAFKDKNRYSKQEYSKVEETINDIKAKLITPNNQRIFYLRYALLIGMDIDDIYKYTKIDKWFLYNLQEILEMEFELRKHSLDNIDEDLFYQAKQYGFSDKQLAYIFKTDEKQIREYREKAAIGAVFKLVDTCAGEFKAYTPYYYSSYDFTDESHRSEKSKIMILGGGPNRIGQGIEFDYCCVQAAYSLKEEGKEVIMVNCNPETVSTDYDSSDKLYFEAITLEDVLSICKKEDPDGVILQFGGQTPLKLAFALEKEGINVLGTSPKSIDLSEDREKFSEILKKLALKQPANGIAYSYQEAKEIAERIGYPVLVRPSYVLGGRAMEVVYDSSSLEDYIEKAVDLSPEHPILIDRFLESAIEVDVDALADGENCIVGGIMEHIEMAGVHSGDSACALPPYSLSDDILEEIKIQTKKLAKELDVFGLLNIQFAVKDKEIFILEVNPRASRTIPFVSKTIGKSLAKMATRVMLGEKIVNLDISEYKRTEYIAVKEAVFPFNKFPGVDIALGPEMRSTGEVMGIDENFGLAFAKAQLSAGVVLPLEGNVLITVSDRQKSNLLQIAKRFIKQGFSLLGTKGTAQYLREHGLEIKTVPKIDEGRPDILDYMKNNQLQFLINNPEGKGALDDEIKMRREALTKNIPHATTIQGALAAIEGIEELKANKQAVKALQEYYQVK
- the gltB gene encoding glutamate synthase large subunit, whose amino-acid sequence is MKYTNIPKKQGLYDPGFEHDACGMGFVTNIKGEKSHKIIQQALEVLVRLSHRGATGSEANTGDGAGILLQIPDRFFRKESKSLGFKLPAVGDYGVGMVFLPQDREKRLQCEEFIGNIIEEEGQKLLAWRTVPLYPDKIGESALSCMPYMKQVFIEKSCDIKDELSFARKLYLIRKRIENEIRKTEHDGEVYFASLSHKTIVYKGMLMPEQLEDFFPDLSENTVETAIAMVHSRFSTNTFPSWERAHPNRYIIHNGEINTMRGNVNWLNARQSLIKTDVFADDINKVFPIINPDGSDSAMFDNCLEFLTLTGRSLTHSVMMMIPEPWENNHNLEQSKKDFYEYHSCLMEPWDGPAAMAFTDGEKVGAVLDRNGLRPSRYYVTKDDLVILASEVGVIDIPEERILEKQRLEPGRILLIDTNKGKIINDHQLKEDMAAEKPYRKFLDENLLDIDSLSNISLAQEKSEAEKQLNNREEIKLLQKQKAFGYTYEDIRKTIIPMAKDAKEPIGSMGYDASLAVLSEQPQLLYNYFKQLFAQVTNPPIDSIREEIVTATRTYLGSERNLVDPQAESCRQICISSPILDEKQFAKLDGINRKGFKSRRIKILFDINEENSLERSMDRLFAKADSLIDEGVNILILSDKGLNKDKAAIPALLAVSGLHHHLIRTGKRTSVSLVLESGEPREVHHFSLVLGFGVEAIYPYLAYQSLENTINEGLLLDISLDKAIENYIKAATKGIVKVMAKMGISTIQSYRGAQIFEAIGLNKGIIDRYFTGTPSRINGIGIEEIALEAIMKHEKAFKKNDSEYDVLDSGNNFSWRKDGEEHLYNPESIYLLQKATRENDYQIFKKYSSLINDQNEKKLTIRGLFRLDYDQEAIPLEEVESVDSICKRFKTGAMSYGSISKEAHETLAIAMNRIGGKSNSGEGGEDPQRFFLDENGDSRASAIKQVASARFGVTANYLTNAREIQIKMAQGAKPGEGGHLPGKKVYPWIAKVRGTTAGVSLVSPPPHHDIYSIEDLSELIYDLKSANRNASINVKLVSEMGVGTIAAGVAKGKADVILISGYDGGTGASPRTSIKHAGLPWELGLAETHQTLLLNNLRSRVKLETDGKLMTGKDLAIAALLGAEEYGFATAPLVVMGCVMMRVCNLDTCPVGVATQNPELRKKFMGKAENVVNFMRFIAQELREEMARLGFRTIDEMIGRVDKLKRDESIEHWKTKNLDFQSILYKPELDPSIGLYKMEEQDHGLDKSMDMKKLISLCKAALDDGEKVNYELDINNVDRGVGTVLGNEISKRYGEEGLAEDTINLSFKGSAGQSFAAFIPKGISLTLEGDSNDYLGKGLSGGKIIVKVAENSTYLPEENIITGNVALFGASSGEAYIQGVAGERFCVRNSGVKAVVEGVGDHGCEYMTGGIVVVLGETGRNFAAGMSGGVAYVLDEKGDFREKCKQPLLDLESLEEEKDISLLKEMIEKHYKYTNSKQAKNILDKWIQYQDKFIKIIPVEYKRMIKTIEDFKAQGLAENQAILSAFEKNTKEKRELKSREGRMESWEKLEAL
- a CDS encoding LL-diaminopimelate aminotransferase, producing the protein MFIDDKIAQRLGGLNFGKDKEIYKFEKIKRAKIAALKENPNREIIDMGVGEPDKPADLSIVKVLAEEAAKAENRFYADNGILEFQESAGRFLEEVYGVKIKDPEKQIIHGIGSKPILAMLPIVFINPGDYLLSTSPGYPVTSTYTKFLGGEVHNLALKEENNFFPDFTEIPEEILKKAKLLYICYPNNPIGQVANKEFFEKVVDFAKKNNIFVIHDAAYSALTFDGYSPLSFLSVEGAMDVGVEVHSMSKSYNMTGWRMAFVVGNEKAIKGYGTVKDNSDSGQFRAIQKASAYALDHPELIDVNRERYSRRFDLLIDALKDIGFDARKPKASFYSYVKMPLGTEDGIRFNNAEECSTYLIKEAGVSTVPWDDAGSYLRFSVTFAAEDELEEKEIIQEFRERMKKLKLVF
- the carA gene encoding glutamine-hydrolyzing carbamoyl-phosphate synthase small subunit, whose protein sequence is MYSEGGFNIKAILVLEDGFSLVGKTFAGSGEIFGELVFNTSMTGYQEIITDPSYKGQIVTMTYPHIGNYGINTEDNESSRPQLEAIVVREYCDFPSNWQSVESLKSFLNRYNIIGIEGIDTRALTLHIREKGAMKAIISTIDDDIKSLQEKVNSYPGLIGVDMVAKVSCKNEYTWNENGKYNVLAIDYGIKKSILKELEKNNCRVTVVPADTSAEKILEKDPDGIFLSNGPGDPAAVPYAVETVKELMGKKPIFGICFGHQILAQSLGLETYKLKFGHRAANHPVKDLKTQHVDISSQNHGFCVKFAEEKDYLAEHNNINTNYLVENTCPKDLEITHINLNDNTIEGLNHPRLKCFSLQYHPEAGPGPHDARHVFEDFIKLMSE
- a CDS encoding glutamate synthase subunit beta, which encodes MGKTRGFIEYQRELPKDLSPVKRIENWQEFKLPFSMEASQIQGARCMECGIPFCHSGIELNALTSGCPINNLIPEWNDLIYRGLWQEAVKRLLKTNNFPEFTGRVCPAPCEGSCTLGMNEPAVTIKANEYQIIEKAFKEGWIKAEPPIYRTGKNVAIVGSGPSGLACADQLNKEGHHVTVYERDDRVGGLLTYGIPNMKLDKVKVVQRRIDLMKEEGIDFITNTEVAKDISLSKLKEDYDALVLCGGATKPRDLDLPGRELNGVHFAMDFLKANTKKILDSVIPSKYISNEYISAKDKKVIIIGGGDTGTDCLATSIRQGCESVVQFEIMPQAAEERQADNPWPEWPKTLKVDYGQEEAISLYGSDPRNYQIMSKKFEGDEQGNLQEVHTVNIKWEKNESGRFIPVEIPGTEKVWKADLVLLAMGFIGPEKTLIEEIGLEQDQRSNVKADYGDFSTNIDGIFAAGDMRRGQSLVVWAIDEGRKAAKAVDEFLSKL